One part of the Tenacibaculum sp. 190130A14a genome encodes these proteins:
- a CDS encoding ATP-binding protein produces the protein MNKIILLPLHFMKKFTSKITSKSIEQSGLPSGYKAIAEYVWNGFDARATTIKIDYDSNEIGYLNSLSISDNGTGIDLSELENTFGKFQDSQKMFTFSKTGFIKGKKGKGRYSFTTFANEAKWDTVFEKEGKNFQYGIVISKEDSQNYGITQEKKVVKKDTGTVVTFDTFFDLYGDQLENEAFFDFLASEFGWFLHLNKERDYKIIVNGNRIDYNRIIADSQNFEATIIDDKFKVSYVRWSKKIGDKYFNYFLNSDKIEKHRVHTSFNNGAIDFHHSVYVESAYFNDFLPTKNDSPSFDKNQLDSTFKLLVSHLKEFISQKEKEYIKENKAEDLIIKYRNDNVFPSFKNTSYEQLRKNDLENVVKELYCAEPKIFHKLNKTQSRTLVGFLNLLLDSEERDKILTIIDGIVNLTDDERTELAETLNRTKFTHIMSLVKLLENRHIAVETLKVLVFDLEKFTDEINHIQKVIENNYWLFGEKYHLVSADVNFETVLNNYLQFLEINNNKQPKISELNRKEKLRRPDIFICRKSSIPDPNSNDDIIEENIIIELKRPSVTIGKEQYRQIEDYLNFIVNETQFNSQLRHWKFILVGKQVDGFIKGLYENQKNKGKRFLVQSINNYEIYAMTWDDLFRQYNHRHRNLVDKLEFKDSVIEELKLKGVNFDKKLSSNLTESIIN, from the coding sequence ATGAACAAGATCATTTTATTACCTTTACATTTCATGAAAAAGTTTACCTCTAAAATAACATCAAAAAGCATCGAACAGAGTGGCTTACCGAGTGGATATAAAGCCATTGCTGAATATGTGTGGAACGGTTTTGACGCCCGAGCTACTACAATAAAAATAGATTACGATTCTAATGAAATAGGCTATCTCAATAGCTTATCAATTTCTGATAATGGAACAGGTATTGATTTATCCGAATTAGAAAATACGTTTGGAAAATTTCAAGATTCTCAAAAGATGTTTACTTTTTCTAAGACTGGATTTATTAAAGGTAAAAAAGGAAAAGGTAGATATTCATTTACAACTTTTGCGAATGAAGCCAAATGGGATACTGTATTTGAAAAGGAAGGTAAAAATTTTCAATACGGTATAGTCATTAGTAAGGAGGACAGTCAGAATTATGGTATAACCCAAGAAAAGAAGGTTGTTAAAAAGGACACAGGTACAGTCGTTACATTTGATACGTTTTTTGATCTATATGGAGATCAATTAGAAAATGAGGCGTTTTTTGATTTTTTAGCAAGTGAGTTTGGTTGGTTTTTGCATCTTAATAAAGAACGAGATTACAAAATTATAGTTAACGGAAATAGAATTGATTATAATAGAATCATTGCTGATTCTCAAAATTTTGAAGCAACGATTATTGATGATAAATTTAAAGTTTCTTATGTCCGTTGGAGTAAAAAAATTGGAGACAAGTACTTTAATTATTTTCTAAATAGTGATAAAATAGAAAAGCATCGGGTTCACACCTCTTTTAATAACGGAGCGATAGATTTTCATCATTCTGTTTATGTAGAGTCAGCTTATTTTAATGACTTTTTACCCACAAAGAATGATTCTCCTTCTTTTGATAAAAATCAACTTGATAGTACATTTAAGCTTCTTGTTTCTCACTTAAAAGAATTTATTTCTCAAAAAGAGAAAGAATATATAAAGGAAAATAAAGCTGAAGATTTAATAATTAAATATAGAAACGATAATGTTTTTCCTTCATTTAAAAATACGAGTTATGAGCAATTGCGTAAGAATGATTTAGAAAATGTCGTTAAAGAGCTTTATTGTGCTGAACCAAAGATTTTTCACAAGCTGAATAAAACTCAAAGCCGAACATTAGTTGGTTTCTTGAATTTACTTCTTGATTCAGAAGAGCGGGATAAAATATTGACAATAATCGATGGTATTGTTAATCTCACTGATGATGAAAGAACTGAACTCGCTGAAACTCTAAATAGAACAAAGTTCACTCATATAATGAGTTTGGTTAAGCTTCTTGAAAATAGACATATAGCCGTTGAAACCTTAAAAGTTCTAGTGTTTGATTTGGAAAAATTCACTGATGAAATTAATCATATTCAAAAAGTTATTGAAAACAATTATTGGTTATTTGGAGAAAAGTATCACTTGGTATCGGCAGATGTGAATTTTGAAACTGTTCTCAATAATTATTTGCAGTTCCTTGAGATTAACAATAACAAGCAACCAAAGATTAGTGAATTAAATCGTAAAGAAAAGTTAAGAAGACCGGATATTTTTATATGTCGTAAATCAAGTATTCCAGACCCTAACTCTAATGATGATATAATTGAAGAGAATATAATTATTGAATTAAAAAGGCCTTCAGTTACAATTGGTAAAGAGCAATATCGACAAATAGAAGATTATCTTAACTTTATTGTGAATGAAACTCAATTTAATAGCCAGTTAAGACATTGGAAATTTATTCTAGTAGGCAAACAGGTTGATGGTTTTATCAAAGGATTGTATGAAAATCAAAAAAACAAAGGAAAGCGTTTTCTGGTTCAATCAATTAACAACTACGAAATTTATGCAATGACTTGGGACGATTTGTTCAGGCAATACAATCATAGACACAGGAACTTGGTAGATAAGCTAGAGTTTAAAGACTCTGTAATAGAAGAGTTAAAACTCAAAGGGGTAAATTTTGATAAGAAGCTATCTTCTAACCTAACGGAAAGCATAATTAATTAA
- a CDS encoding AHH domain-containing protein, translating into MKKLLTILFVFALFGAYAQTEQNNETKEERGQRYINEVNPFRHLGYKPKIATLSKGKYREAFPDTLVQIGSFTYNLKSKQITGVIITENLGVSEADLKPEIVSRWMTPDPLSEEFPDMSPYNFTNNNPIFFIDPTGLAPETIYENINTGETVEVNDGINKTIKVSDTDFTKAKFFANEINDKTTTVTIGGKSFEANVINYVSDDIADAYTDFYNEQNSYSEFNISNIADYLFNTPDVKRESDLQLGGGGALELIGGPVKQSVTQIARAAKLVKIQKHHIIPKAIWKKHKAILAPFMEINSVWNLKKLPTPFHGNHPQYNKYVGNQIERLINEGSLSKKAIRGLQKNLNKQLNQAYDSGIKLNDYFRKLNN; encoded by the coding sequence ATGAAAAAACTATTAACCATCCTTTTTGTATTTGCACTTTTTGGAGCGTATGCCCAAACGGAGCAAAACAATGAAACAAAAGAAGAAAGAGGACAACGCTATATCAATGAGGTAAACCCTTTTAGACATTTGGGGTATAAACCAAAAATTGCCACGTTAAGTAAAGGCAAATATCGTGAAGCTTTTCCTGACACTCTCGTTCAAATAGGGAGCTTTACATATAACCTAAAATCTAAGCAAATAACAGGTGTCATTATAACTGAAAACTTGGGTGTTTCAGAGGCTGATTTAAAACCAGAGATTGTGAGTCGTTGGATGACTCCTGATCCTTTAAGTGAAGAATTTCCGGATATGTCACCCTATAACTTCACAAATAACAATCCGATATTTTTTATAGATCCAACCGGGTTGGCTCCGGAAACGATTTATGAAAACATTAATACTGGAGAGACCGTTGAGGTAAACGATGGTATAAATAAAACTATTAAAGTTAGTGATACTGATTTTACAAAAGCCAAGTTTTTCGCTAATGAAATCAATGATAAAACAACTACTGTAACTATTGGAGGAAAGTCATTCGAGGCTAATGTAATTAATTATGTGAGTGATGACATTGCAGATGCTTATACGGATTTTTATAACGAGCAAAATAGCTACTCGGAGTTTAATATATCTAATATCGCCGATTATTTATTTAATACTCCTGATGTAAAGAGGGAGTCCGATTTACAACTAGGAGGTGGGGGAGCACTGGAGTTAATTGGAGGCCCCGTTAAACAGAGTGTTACCCAAATAGCGAGAGCTGCTAAGTTGGTGAAAATTCAAAAACACCATATAATTCCTAAAGCAATTTGGAAGAAACATAAAGCGATATTAGCTCCATTTATGGAAATAAATTCAGTTTGGAATTTAAAGAAGTTACCCACACCTTTTCATGGGAATCATCCACAATACAATAAGTATGTAGGGAATCAAATTGAAAGACTTATTAATGAAGGGAGCTTAAGTAAAAAAGCCATTAGAGGCTTACAAAAAAACTTGAATAAACAGTTAAATCAGGCGTACGATAGCGGAATAAAATTAAATGACTATTTTAGAAAACTCAATAATTAG